One part of the Microbacterium saperdae genome encodes these proteins:
- a CDS encoding FHA domain-containing protein FhaB/FipA: MSELVLLLLRIGFLVVLWFFVFGVIYSLRADLFGVKVRKLPVEATAGGAPAASATPAPVQAPRPASAKPSTGPATIATAKRLVITSGPKAGLELPLGADSLTIGRSSESALVIRDDYTSSHHARLMLRGDSWAIQDLDSTNGTFVAGQRVSGSPVNLSLGTPIKVGATTFELRA; the protein is encoded by the coding sequence ATGAGTGAACTCGTCCTTCTTCTGCTGCGCATCGGCTTCCTGGTCGTGCTGTGGTTCTTCGTCTTCGGCGTCATCTACTCGCTGCGCGCCGACCTGTTCGGCGTCAAGGTGCGCAAGCTCCCCGTCGAGGCGACGGCGGGCGGTGCTCCCGCGGCGAGCGCGACTCCGGCTCCCGTGCAGGCTCCGCGGCCGGCATCCGCGAAGCCCTCGACGGGTCCCGCGACGATCGCCACCGCGAAGCGCCTCGTGATCACGTCCGGCCCCAAGGCCGGGCTGGAGCTCCCTCTCGGCGCCGACTCCCTCACGATCGGACGCTCCAGCGAGTCGGCCCTCGTGATCCGCGACGACTACACCTCCAGCCACCACGCGCGCCTCATGCTGCGCGGCGACAGCTGGGCCATCCAGGACCTGGACTCCACCAACGGCACCTTCGTCGCCGGTCAGCGGGTCTCGGGCTCCCCCGTCAACCTCTCGCTCGGCACGCCCATCAAGGTGGGCGCCACGACCTTCGAGCTGCGAGCCTGA
- a CDS encoding FhaA domain-containing protein, producing the protein MGLLDSFEKGLERAVNGAFAKTFRSGIQPVEIASALRREADTKAAVVSRDRIIAPNSYVVRLSPDDADRMRGLGGALTDELHALLTKHSKAQGYSFAGPLAISLEADDKVATGTVRVSSGTVEGRVSWQAVVDVDGRRHSITRARTVIGRGTDADITIADAGSSRKHAEILWDGERAMMRDLGSTNGTKVNGQKLREAALPSDTTITIGRTDLVFKIVPVATPSRPTDDSTRAFGALS; encoded by the coding sequence GTGGGACTACTTGACAGCTTTGAGAAGGGTCTCGAGCGCGCCGTGAACGGCGCCTTCGCGAAGACCTTCCGCAGCGGCATCCAGCCGGTGGAGATCGCTTCGGCGCTCCGGCGTGAGGCCGATACGAAAGCCGCGGTCGTGAGCCGCGACCGCATCATCGCGCCCAACAGCTATGTCGTGCGTCTCAGCCCCGACGACGCGGATCGCATGCGCGGGCTCGGCGGCGCGCTGACCGACGAACTGCACGCCCTCCTGACCAAGCACTCCAAGGCACAGGGGTACAGCTTCGCCGGTCCGCTCGCGATCTCTCTCGAAGCGGATGACAAGGTCGCCACCGGCACCGTGCGCGTCAGCTCCGGCACGGTCGAAGGCCGCGTCAGCTGGCAGGCCGTGGTCGATGTCGACGGACGCCGTCACTCGATCACCCGCGCCCGCACGGTCATCGGCCGGGGAACGGATGCCGACATCACGATCGCGGATGCCGGATCCAGCCGCAAGCACGCCGAGATCCTGTGGGACGGCGAGCGCGCCATGATGCGCGACCTCGGCTCCACCAACGGCACCAAGGTCAACGGGCAGAAGCTGCGCGAAGCCGCGCTCCCCTCCGACACCACGATCACGATCGGCCGCACCGACCTGGTGTTCAAGATCGTCCCGGTCGCGACGCCTTCGCGCCCGACGGATGACTCCACCCGGGCGTTCGGAGCCCTGTCATGA
- a CDS encoding RNA polymerase sigma factor — protein MRSRAAQTDLFDEQIRANEADLLAYFQRRTPNGADAADAFGELLLIAWKQRGKIPSEAIAARMWLFGAARNVLQNQRRSTQRASEAVQRLADTMRVLVPEFSRDEDSVILRAAIQDLPPEDAELMKLVYWDGFRSHEAAAILGLNPSTARSRIAKSLGELRRVFVVDVVGPKQ, from the coding sequence ATGCGGAGCAGGGCAGCGCAGACGGACCTGTTCGACGAGCAGATCCGCGCCAACGAGGCCGACCTGTTGGCCTACTTCCAACGCCGAACGCCCAACGGAGCGGATGCCGCGGATGCCTTCGGGGAACTGCTGCTGATCGCTTGGAAGCAACGCGGGAAGATCCCCTCCGAGGCGATCGCGGCGCGCATGTGGTTGTTCGGCGCCGCACGGAACGTCCTCCAGAATCAGCGGCGGTCCACGCAGCGCGCATCCGAGGCGGTGCAGCGTCTCGCCGACACGATGCGCGTGCTCGTGCCCGAGTTCTCCCGCGATGAAGACAGCGTGATACTGCGCGCCGCGATCCAGGACCTGCCGCCGGAAGATGCCGAGCTGATGAAGCTCGTCTACTGGGACGGTTTCCGCTCGCACGAGGCGGCGGCGATCCTCGGGCTCAACCCCTCGACGGCACGCTCCCGGATCGCCAAGTCGCTCGGCGAGCTCCGGCGCGTGTTCGTCGTGGACGTCGTCGGCCCGAAGCAGTGA
- a CDS encoding GreA/GreB family elongation factor has translation MTSPAVWMPPATLAALQAEIATLEAQGSEATLSDKARAVELRALVRNADVAVKPNDGLVEPGMLVTVGFADGSTDTFLLGERTVLADDRALSPRSPLGAAVNGRYVGDDVTYTAPNGPATVSVLAAEPAA, from the coding sequence ATGACTTCACCCGCCGTGTGGATGCCGCCTGCCACCCTTGCCGCCCTCCAGGCCGAGATCGCGACCCTGGAAGCCCAGGGGAGCGAGGCGACTCTCTCCGACAAGGCTCGTGCGGTGGAGCTGCGCGCGCTCGTGCGGAACGCGGACGTCGCGGTGAAGCCCAACGACGGTCTCGTGGAGCCCGGGATGCTCGTCACCGTCGGGTTCGCCGATGGCAGCACGGACACCTTCCTCCTCGGCGAACGCACCGTGCTGGCCGATGATCGTGCCCTCTCGCCGCGCTCGCCGCTGGGTGCTGCCGTCAACGGCAGATACGTGGGCGACGACGTCACCTACACGGCGCCCAATGGCCCTGCGACCGTCTCGGTGCTCGCGGCGGAACCCGCCGCCTGA
- a CDS encoding GNAT family N-acetyltransferase — translation MPFSSADPIPHDPARSPERDGDDRPSLTFTVVDPRAAEATSLLTRFFADIVSRYWGRPATSEEVARAMSDEPSDDLQGETGYLVLAQSPAGVLGCAGVRVVAPGVGEVTRVFLDPVARGSGAARALLGELETIAAERGLHRLRLTVREDLVEARRLYERAGYVPVEPFSTSPYADHFLGKAVGPA, via the coding sequence GTGCCGTTCTCCTCTGCAGACCCGATCCCCCACGATCCCGCACGCTCCCCCGAGCGCGACGGTGATGACCGGCCGAGCCTCACGTTCACGGTGGTCGACCCCCGCGCCGCGGAGGCGACGTCGCTGCTGACCCGGTTCTTCGCCGACATCGTGAGCAGGTATTGGGGTCGACCGGCGACGTCGGAAGAGGTCGCTCGCGCGATGAGTGACGAACCGAGCGACGACCTCCAGGGCGAGACGGGGTACCTCGTCCTCGCGCAATCGCCGGCGGGCGTACTCGGCTGCGCAGGAGTTCGTGTGGTCGCCCCTGGCGTCGGTGAGGTCACCCGGGTCTTTCTCGATCCGGTCGCTCGCGGATCGGGCGCCGCCCGCGCGCTGCTCGGAGAGCTGGAGACGATCGCAGCCGAACGCGGACTGCACCGGTTGCGGCTCACCGTGCGTGAAGATCTCGTCGAAGCGCGTCGGCTCTACGAACGCGCGGGCTACGTGCCGGTCGAGCCGTTCAGCACGTCGCCGTATGCCGACCATTTCCTCGGCAAGGCCGTGGGCCCGGCGTAG
- a CDS encoding DUF3892 domain-containing protein — protein sequence MAIEITRVRFGSTARTADEIVRYRWVNPESGKVGEIDKPSLVAWLEVKGGEAHVGSGADRVRVAVVRPGRGSPYLRTHADGLGANNLVNLDTF from the coding sequence ATGGCAATCGAGATCACGAGAGTACGGTTCGGCAGCACGGCCCGTACGGCGGATGAGATCGTCCGGTACCGGTGGGTGAACCCGGAATCCGGCAAGGTCGGCGAGATCGACAAGCCGTCGCTCGTCGCCTGGCTCGAGGTCAAGGGGGGCGAGGCCCACGTGGGCTCCGGCGCGGACCGCGTGCGAGTCGCCGTCGTCAGACCGGGCCGAGGGAGCCCCTACCTGCGCACCCATGCGGATGGTCTGGGCGCCAACAACCTCGTCAACCTCGACACGTTCTAG
- a CDS encoding RNA polymerase sigma factor, whose translation MSEVPMFSFGVVGTLRIAFAGASPSADRSTGARRLSRRRHKSESTRAAHPQGTELKDVVFRRLFDDYWPRVHRHLECYIDDDDEVDEITAEIFTVAWRKLDADRPMPLTWFLRAANNKLRDRSRRDRSRDRALEALVRGLESPSEELDPMEVLALRTALTTLSARERQIVVLTYWDDLSAGEVAEVLRTSQSAVWTMLTRARTKLRAQLESGGEGS comes from the coding sequence GTGAGTGAGGTCCCCATGTTCTCGTTCGGGGTCGTCGGTACGTTGCGCATCGCCTTCGCCGGCGCCTCCCCCTCCGCCGACCGGTCGACGGGCGCCCGCCGGCTTTCCCGACGTCGGCACAAGAGCGAGTCGACCCGCGCCGCGCATCCGCAGGGGACGGAACTCAAGGATGTCGTGTTCCGGCGCCTCTTCGACGACTACTGGCCGCGGGTGCACCGACACCTCGAGTGCTACATCGACGACGACGACGAGGTCGATGAGATCACCGCGGAGATCTTCACGGTGGCCTGGCGCAAGCTCGACGCCGACCGGCCGATGCCTCTCACCTGGTTCCTCCGCGCTGCGAACAACAAGCTGCGTGATCGCTCCCGACGCGACCGCTCCCGTGATCGGGCTCTCGAAGCCCTGGTCCGTGGGCTCGAAAGCCCGTCGGAGGAGCTGGATCCTATGGAGGTGCTGGCACTGCGCACGGCGCTCACCACCCTCAGCGCCCGCGAGCGACAGATCGTCGTGCTCACGTATTGGGATGACCTGAGCGCCGGCGAGGTCGCCGAAGTGCTGCGGACGAGTCAGAGCGCCGTCTGGACGATGCTCACCCGTGCGCGCACGAAACTCCGCGCGCAGCTGGAAAGCGGTGGCGAAGGATCATGA